A genomic region of Plasmodium falciparum 3D7 genome assembly, chromosome: 11 contains the following coding sequences:
- a CDS encoding histone H2B yields the protein MVSKKPAKAKKTGTGPDGKKKRKKSRYDSYGLYIFKVLKQVHPDTGISRKSMNIMNSFLVDTFEKIATEASRLCKYTRRDTLSSREIQTAIRLVLPGELAKHAVSEGTKAVTKFTSK from the coding sequence ATGGTATCAAAAAAACCAGCTAAAGCTAAAAAAACCGGAACTGGTCCAGatggaaagaaaaaaagaaaaaagtcaAGATATGACAGCTATGGACTTTATATCTTCAAAGTTTTGAAACAAGTACACCCAGATACTGGTATTTCAAGAAAATCCATGAACATCATGAATTCATTCCTTGTTGATACTTTCGAAAAAATTGCAACTGAAGCTTCAAGATTATGCAAATATACAAGAAGAGATACCTTATCATCACGTGAAATTCAAACTGCCATAAGATTAGTTTTACCAGGAGAATTAGCTAAACACGCAGTTTCTGAAGGAACCAAAGCTGTAACAAAATTTACCTCCAAATAA
- a CDS encoding calcium/calmodulin-dependent protein kinase, putative gives MKNTYHHDHNIFFEEKKKKRKRSISINSNYPNKIHVSGGNKKKTKNKIIKLENEKIEDYFFIKRFLPICEEFLLKNEDNVFFHFFNKNKEMELAKIKIVDEKINKSNMEGKYKQTCKQIQKNYHNNRNNEQHVDSLYDDNYTYESIENMIMGKKKKTKKKSTKFNLYKSYIKDTKKNLKEIELPFDRAVLLNVIDKKDKTKKIIKIINKQKVLNSFGVSWQNMMEYIISLNEHKNLMKIFNIYDDNKNFYIVMEKLYGKELFNFLVYKKQVKENICKYIISQILQAVYYLHYHNIIHRDIKPENLMFRHKKTKNKGYMYNYELVLIDYDTCHFINNLQPTSPNVLMNKFMSPYGSTSQFCSMHNNNNKNNKYSDHNKNNKYSDHNKNNKYSDHNKNNKYSDHNKNNKYRDHNKNKYRDHNKNKYRDHNKNKYRDHNKNKYSDHNNDNNYYNNYYNNKNNNNCYYYYNAFSQNNSYLHKNTRLNNNELYTSLHADKPTCLLDHMENTPGSQKKKTTSENNKELEKETNKTQYEKYAQKKIYQNQKNEITNICLHNQSKDITKRIFSNTHETKEANNINKYDETNNIKKDGETKNINKYDETNNTIKYDETNNIIKDDETNNHRTSSNKKYIKLVGTYGYIAPEIIKGFNYSILSDMWSIGIIFYILMTGITPLPMCLMINYKNTKDILLKKEKKGINFNLLSFHNYPIAKDLCEQLLQFDPNKRISNTVCAANHPWLKYFHILNKTQKNKKNKKKKKKKNFMCTTRWIYQQNECKRERKEKNKKKNKHKNKNKEKKNMDNNSYCVYYDEMVNKVDNIKSVEHMNDINSTYRLYNDSYCNARNTWHHEINNQLNVINKYIYPFTCPNQNTKQNNTYINTYNNNANLFLHNNYYYHQNDEHIIKNNSKFLNIFHKDTYPYSSFTVQEHNEKKNNNKKKNNNKKKNNNNDINNNNDINNNNDINNNNDNNNNNNDNNNNNNDNNNNNNDNNNNNNDNNNNNNDNNNNNNDNIFHQINKQINIHNQNMENDSILMDTYQNTIHNNKSSFIQQQHKMYPNNSSQKYSMQNYNINNNSYINEKKGNTQGSLNTLKVKEKMYEEVKQNNIISSHFNHTNNENETHQCTNGIINMDMPYCKSGINKRDIIQPLKDININVINFFDEYHPSNGNIFITTKHLSENTYSNEKFIELFENFVQKKKKKILSFHNSFNEFPIINNNNKIQINQNYIQGNLHLQNIKKDIHSINKELDIKKKNENQQNQKNQKNHQNQQNYVYHQNQTNLYKPNIMVKGEKQNENESEYEKNNEIKYKNEENNINTIQHNNHNIQIYKDKRINFMNPHKVNMYHDNMSKNERTEKIRYDSRNEEKYIINDDHYDYEICNNYSSSDNNKYNDHNEYNTYKKHSHITTPNKRSYSFIQQNVKEQYEETHIYDIKNDIHDNENDNKNKMHNQYASHNKEINYTKIYSDKLNNHSNIHKNREQNREHNREHNREQNRDSNNTFSTYTNNLSNSLNHMNNTLLYKKKKKEKNNIIYDNLITITVSCDSAVYNKNQNNTNSSYENNINYPYMNQSNYYIANKFQKTLNPYEVDHIPKNVPSFYQISNQLNTCETYNNKMKRNKNCTSQDF, from the coding sequence atgaaaaataccTATCATCATGAtcataacatattttttgaagagaaaaagaagaaaagaaaaagaagcaTCTCCATAAACTCAAACTATCCTAATAAAATTCACGTATCAGggggaaataaaaaaaagacaaaaaataaaataataaaattagagAATGAAAAGATTGAAGATTACTTTTTCATAAAAAGATTTTTACCCATATGTGaagaatttttattaaaaaatgaagacaATGTGTTTTTCcacttttttaataaaaacaaagaaaTGGAATTAGCTAAGATAAAAATAGtagatgaaaaaataaataaatcaaacatggaaggaaaatataaacaaacatGTAAACAAATACAAAagaattatcataataatagaaataatGAACAACATGTTGATAGTTTATATGATGATAACTATACATATGAATCAATCgaaaatatgataatgggaaaaaaaaaaaaaaccaaaaaaaaaagtacaaaatttaatttatataaaagttatataaaagatacaaaaaaaaatttaaaagaaattgaATTACCATTTGATCGAGCtgttttattaaatgtaatTGACAAAAAagacaaaacaaaaaaaataattaaaatcataaataaacaaaaagtaTTGAATTCATTTGGAGTATCATGGCAAAATATGatggaatatattatatctttaaacgagcataaaaatttaatgaaaatatttaatatatatgatgataataaaaatttttatattgttatggaaaaattatatggaaaagaattatttaactttttagtttataaaaaacaagttaaagaaaatatttgtaaatatattataagtcAAATATTACAAGctgtttattatttacattatcataatattattcatagaGATATTAAACCAGAAAATCTTATGTTTCGtcataaaaaaacaaagaatAAAGGGTATATGTACAATTATGAACTTGTCCTTATCGATTATGATACTTgtcattttataaataatttacaacCAACGTCTCCAAATGTTTTAATGAATAAGTTTATGTCTCCATATGGATCTACTAGCCAATTCTGTAGCATgcacaacaataataataaaaataataaatatagtgatcataataaaaataataaatatagtgatcataataaaaataataaatatagtgatcataataaaaataataaatatagtgatcataataaaaataataaatatagggatcataataaaaataaatatagggatcataataaaaataaatatagggatcataataaaaataaatatagggatcataataaaaataaatatagtgatcataataatgataataattattataataattattataataataaaaataataataattgttattattattataatgctTTTTCACAAAATAACTCGTATCTACATAAAAACACACGTCTCAATAACAACGAATTATATACCTCCCTACATGCAGATAAACCCACTTGCTTACTAGACCATATGGAGAATACGCCAGGTAgccaaaagaaaaaaacaacatCTGAAAATAACAAAGAGCtggaaaaagaaacaaataaaacacaatatgaaaaatatgcacaaaaaaaaatataccagAACCAAAAGAATgaaattacaaatatatgtttacacAACCAATCAAAAGATATAACAAAAAGAATATTCTCAAACACTCATGAAACTAAGGAggcaaataatataaataagtatgatgaaacaaataatataaaaaaggatgGTGAAacaaagaatataaataagtatGATGAAACAAATAATACAATTAAGTATGatgaaacaaataatataattaaggATGATGAAACAAATAATCATAGAACAAgtagtaataaaaaatatattaaattagtGGGTACATATGGATATATAGCTCCTGAAATTATTAAAGGTTTTAATTATTCAATTTTATCAGATATGTGGTCTATaggaattatattttatattttgatgacTGGTATTACTCCTCTACCTATGTGTTTAatgattaattataaaaacactaaagatatattattaaagaaagaaaaaaaaggtataAATTTTAATCTTTTATCATTTCATAATTATCCAATAGCAAAAGATTTATGTGAACAATTACTTCAATTTGATCCAAACAAAAGAATATCCAATACCGTTTGTGCAGCTAATCACCCTTGGTTGAAATATTTCCACATATTAAACAAAAcccaaaaaaacaaaaaaaacaaaaaaaaaaaaaaaaaaaaaaattttatgtgCACCACTCGTTGGATATATCAACAGAATGAATGCAAACgtgaaagaaaagaaaagaacaaaaaaaagaacaaacacaaaaataaaaacaaggaaaagaaaaatatggaCAACAATTCTTATTGTGTTTATTATGATGAAATGGTGAACAAGGtggataatattaaaagtgTAGAACATatgaatgatataaatagtaCCTATCGTTTATACAACGATAGCTATTGTAATGCTCGTAATACTTGGCATCATGAAATTAATAATCAACTCaatgttataaataaatatatatatccatttaCATGTCCTAATCAAAATAcgaaacaaaataatacatatatcaatacttataataataatgcaaatttgtttttacataataactattattatcatcaaaatgatgaacatataataaaaaataattctaaATTCTTAAACATATTTCATAAGGACACATATCCATATTCTTCATTTACGGTACAAGAacataatgaaaagaaaaacaataataaaaagaaaaacaataataaaaagaaaaacaacaataatgatattaacaacaataatgatattaacaacaataatgatattaacaacaataatgataataataacaacaataatgataataataacaacaataatgataataataacaacaataatgataataataacaacaataatgataataataacaacaataatgataataataacaacaataatgataatattttccATCAAAtcaataaacaaataaatatacacaatcaaaatatggaaaatgaTTCTATTCTTATGGATACATATCAAAATacaatacataataataagtcTTCATTTATTCAACAACAACATAAAATGTACCCAAATAATTCTTCCCAAAAATATTCTAtgcaaaattataatattaataataattcttatataaacgaaaaaaaaggaaacacACAGGGTTCTCTTAACACATTAAaggtaaaagaaaaaatgtacGAAGAAGtcaaacaaaataatattatatctagCCATTTTAATCATACTAATAACGAAAATGAAACACATCAATGTACAAAtggtataataaatatggatATGCCATATTGTAAAAGTGGTATAAACAAAAGGGATATAATACAACCTTTGAAagatataaacataaatgttataaatttttttgatGAATACCATCCAAGCAATGGAAACATTTTTATCACTACAAAACATCTATCAGAAAATACATATAGCAATGAAAAGTTCATTGAATTATTTGAAAATTttgttcaaaaaaaaaaaaaaaaaattctctCTTTCCATAACAGTTTTAATGAATTTCCtatcataaataataataacaaaattcAGATAAATCAAAATTATATCCAAGGAAATTTacatttacaaaatataaaaaaggatatacattcaataaataaagaattagatataaaaaagaaaaacgaaAATCaacaaaatcaaaaaaatcaaaaaaatcaTCAAAATCAgcaaaattatgtatatcatCAAAATcaaacaaatttatataaaccgAATATTATGGTGAAAGgtgaaaaacaaaatgaaaatgaaagcgaatatgaaaagaataatgaaataaaatataaaaacgaGGAAAATAATATCAACACCATTCAACATAATAATCACAACATACAAATTTATAAGGACAAAAGGATCAATTTTATGAATCCCCATAAGGTTAATATGTACCATGATAATATGTCGAAAAATGAAAGAACAGAAAAAATAAGGTACGATTCAcgaaatgaagaaaaatatataatcaatGATGATCATTATGATTATGAAATTTGTAATAATTACAGCAGTAgtgataataacaaatataatgatcataatgaatataatactTATAAAAAACACTCACATATTACTACTCCAAATAAAAGAtcttattcttttattcAACAAAATGTTAAGGAGCAATATGAAGagacacatatatatgatataaaaaatgatatacatgataatgaaaatgataataaaaataaaatgcaTAATCAATATGCTTCtcataataaagaaataaattatacaaaGATATATTCAGACAAACTTAATAATCATagtaatattcataaaaatagaGAACAAAATAGGGAACACAATAGGGAACACAATAGGGAACAAAATAGAGATTCAAACAACACCTTTTCTACATACacaaataatttatcaaaCTCATTAAACCACATGAATAatactttattatataaaaaaaagaaaaaagaaaaaaataacataatatatgataatttaattaCTATTACCGTATCATGTGATTCTgctgtatataataaaaatcaaaataacaCAAACTCttcatatgaaaataatattaattatccATATATGAATCaatcaaattattatatagcCAATAAATTTCAAAAAACTCTCAATCCTTATGAAGTCGATCATATTCCAAAAAATGTACCTTCCTTTTATCAAATATCGAATCAACTTAATACTTgtgaaacatataataacaaaatgaaaagaaacaaaaattGTACTTCCCAAGATTTTTAA
- a CDS encoding WD repeat-containing protein WRAP73, putative, which translates to MCCTFWGLRLDNTCNNMKSVDIIKCDMCFFSHDGLFLIYTIINKIFVIQVKNLEMYRIYVESYKVDDIKLSSDNIHFLTLIKNKGCVCIYSFYKNNLINKICDYFQTYDHSFFLSKHNNIGIVKYEKKCLTIYNMNNPEKCLINIENIKYQNKGYCSNYINTIFACLVENKKDVNILLLSLFNYTIIKIIKCINFFPNDILFSKSDHIIAYSNKNRSLHIYSIDGDLLHVYKYAEDLGGINIVSINKMKNTLALGLENGYVKILCLENFKEIKFFFLDNTLQMNDKLNIYKENISSKNHINDILSTNIKSKRKKNEHFSFYTNVSEGIKEGEYKLKREKGSVEVATKIGITFLSFSICGNYLSVLNEIHNNVVRIYETKNYSCIAILQQKNKVTFIQWDNILYKPRLLICTCTCYLFMWLPFECAVIKISNDFVCKEAEWNNDGTLLLTKNDNSLALFYPRKK; encoded by the exons atgtgctGTACCTTTTGGGGGTTACGTTTGGACAACACATGCAACAATATGAAAAGTGTTGACATAATTAAATGTGATATGTGTTTCTTTTCACATGAtggtttatttttaatatacacCATTATAAATAAGATATTTGTAATACAAGTAAAAAATTTGGAAATGTATAGAATATATGTAGAAAGTTATAAAGTAGATGATATTAAATTATCTAGTgataatattcattttcttacgttaataaaaaataaaggatgTGTGtgtatttattctttttataaaaataatttaataaataaaatatgtgatTATTTTCAAACCTATGACCATTCGTTCTTCTTATCGAAACATAATAACATTGGTATagtaaaatatgaaaag AAATGCTTaaccatatataatatgaataatccCGAAAAGTGCTTAATAAACATAGAAAATATTAAGTATCAAAATAAAGGATATTGctcaaattatataaatactatATTTGCATGTTTGGTTGAAAATAAGAAAGATGTAAACATTTTATTGTTGTCCttatttaattatactattataaaaattattaaatgtatCAACTTTTTTcctaatgatatattatttagtaAATCGGATCACATAATAGCCTACAGCAATAAAAATAGatcattacatatatatagtattgaTGGGGACCTCTTACATGTCTATAAATATGCTGAAGATTTGGGAG gtattaatattgtatctataaataaaatgaaaaatacaCTTGCCTTAGGATTAGAAAATGGATAT gTCAAAATTTTGTGCCTGGAAAATTTTAAAGAAATcaagtttttctttttggaTAACACATTGCAAATGAATGACAAACtt aacatatataaagaaaatatttcatCAAAAAATCATATTAATGACATTCTTTCGacaaa TATAAAAtctaaaaggaaaaaaaatgaacactTTTCATTTTACACAAATG TGTCGGAAGGTATAAAAGAAGGAGAATACAAACTAAAGCGTGAAAAG gGCTCTGTTGAAGTTGCCACAAAAATAGgaataacatttttatccTTTAGCATATGTGGGAATTATTTATCTGTATTAAACg aaatCCATAACAATGTGGTGAGGATATAcgaaacaaaaaattattcatgTATAGCAATATTACagcaaaaaaataaagtgaCCTTTATACAATGggataatatattgtataaaccgag gCTTTTAATATGTACATGTACATGTTACTTGTTTATGTGGCTACCTTTTGAATGTGCTGTAATTAAAATATCGAAtg ACTTTGTGTGTAAAGAAGCAGAATGGAATAATGATGGAACCTTGCTACTAACCAAAAATGAT AATAGTCTAGCATTATTTTAtccaagaaaaaaataa
- a CDS encoding histone H4: MSGRGKGGKGLGKGGAKRHRKILRDNIQGITKPAIRRLARRGGVKRISGLIYEEIRGVLKVFLENVIKDSIMYTEHAKRKTVTAMDIVYSLKRQGRTLYGFGG, from the coding sequence ATGTCAGGAAGAGGTAAGGGAGGTAAAGGTTTGGGAAAAGGAGGAGCTAAGAGACACAGAAAAATTTTAAGAGATAACATTCAAGGTATTACAAAACCAGCCATCAGACGTTTAGCAAGAAGAGGTGGTGTTAAACGTATTTCTGGtttaatatatgaagaaaTCAGAGGAGTTTTAAAAGTTTTCTTAGAAAACGTAATTAAAGATTCCATCATGTATACTGAACACGCTAAAAGAAAAACCGTCACTGCTATGGATATTGTATACTCCTTAAAAAGACAAGGAAGAACTTTATATGGTTTTGGAGGTTAA
- a CDS encoding centrin-4: MNTMLIKDNINISINEDVEKELYECFSLFDTNKCGYIDIREFYFALKSLGLNFKKEQVKNIFLDIKKDIDEKLNFDEFFDIATKYLHTRYNDDEMDQMFSLFDPNDTGKITLQALRKVCTDIGENISDTELNNMIHFADKNNDKVIDKNEFKKVLLCSWKNDPLSDVDSDS, translated from the exons atgaacacAATGTTAATTAAggataacataaatatatccaTTAATGAAGATGTTGAGAAAGAACTTTATGAATGCTTTTCATTATTCGATACAAACAAATGTGGTTACATAGATATTCGAGAATTTTACTTTGCTTTAAAATCATTAGgtttaaattttaaaaaagaacaagtgaaaaacatttttttggatataaaaaaagatattgatgaaaaattaaattttgatGAGTTTTTTGACATAGCtacaaaatatttacatacaagatataatgatgatgaaatgGATCAAATGTTTTCATTATTTGATCCAAACGATACag GTAAAATAACACTACAAGCCTTAAGAAAAGTATGCACAGATATAG GTGAAAATATTAGCGACACCGAACTTAACAACATGATACATTTTGCTGACAAAAATAATGACAAAGTtattgataaaaatgaattcaAAAAAGTACTTTTATGCTCATGGAAAAATGACCCATTAAGTGATGTTGATTCAGATTCATAA
- a CDS encoding translocon component PTEX88, producing the protein MIYQYIFVLCILLVHVGQCMYKIKQSGDILLSSQHNSLMNVKVVGKDNSFNLELNNMIKFPTNCIPFSTIDYNNKKGKKPIYYIKHEFKNLIFLYKNNVNIMQMVFPDRLYMVGIAANNGLLLTLTDVDIYRIDTKKKKVLLSRIKPGKYAHILNNRELFYTGVIGDSVLNKFFVTAAIRNNYYILHMEYNEENESIEILNVIDKVNGQYLRVLNDISIVGDVLYITENAENIVQIIINREKNTIQEKNIYTFNNNDKIVGISASRHTLYNNNNDMVDKYVNHNMKDNQNKPADNMNDLSNNTMIITVDYILVNSKKMFKEKPSSEGCLYLLKITKDSVEKYTIVDLFSKDINSFYFTIYDAHISLDDDYKKSGIVEALHKQKRKFLNFDIPNDEDEPTNNINSNENNKNQNNNNNNINVVKIVWTNYYNCTINKGIVDLRNVKIDEDSKEKKLPFVNVTNQFSLAPHIGASSYCSRKEKIFNDICYYDNRNNYVSLLNKSEEYNLRYQGNFVFDGYRIYLGFDYKSFQDTHIITYPINNMLYVYMTKGFVTINLPQPYGISIDSKSSTNNQIVVYITGNDEQHNYVNKCVIKKVEKAYDCFVVHKKKKEANELFQYISHISYGDNEEKLSTYIYVTNNKKTIYKLTKQENKWNFEKWFNLDNPSIRVGPISTSVNYFYVQRNVLEDLIKKYPDSALLSKFINVNEQDLHITEDGYIFLTLFHTVIFTSNNDAYGNDSGSTIHFYTSILKEKFYQSFGVDSIIYNIENDSKFSYYLS; encoded by the coding sequence ATGATTTACCAAtacatttttgtattatGTATACTATTGGTGCATGTGGGTCAGTGcatgtataaaataaaacagtcgggtgatatattattatctagtCAGCATAATAGTTTAATGAATGTTAAGGTAGTTGGTAAAGACAATTCGTTTAATttagaattaaataatatgattaaaTTTCCGACAAATTGTATTCCTTTTAGTACcattgattataataataagaaaggTAAGAAgcctatatattatataaaacatgaATTTAAGAatttgatatttttatataaaaataatgtgaataTTATGCAGATGGTTTTCCCAGACAGATTATATATGGTAGGTATAGCAGCAAATAATGGTTTGTTATTAACTTTAACGGATGTCGATATTTATAGAATCGAtactaaaaaaaagaaagtttTATTATCAAGAATTAAACCTGGAAAATATgcacatatattaaataatagagaattattttatactGGTGTTATCGGAGATAgtgttttaaataaattttttgtaaCAGCAGCtataagaaataattattatattttacatatggaatataatgaagaaaatgaaagtaTAGAGATATTAAATGTGATCGATAAAGTCAATGGTCAATATTTAAGAGTATTAAACGATATTAGTATTGTAGGagatgtattatatataacagaAAATGCTGAGAATATTGTGCAGATCATTATTAACAGAGAAAAGAATACCATtcaggaaaaaaatatttatacatttaataataatgataaaattgTAGGTATAAGCGCATCTAGACATActctttataataataacaacgaTATGGTAGATAAATATGTTAACCATAATATGAAAGATAATCAAAACAAACCAGctgataatatgaatgatttGAGTAATAATACGATGATAATAACGGTTGATTATATTTTAgtaaattcaaaaaaaatgtttaaagAAAAACCATCATCTGAGggttgtttatatttattaaaaataacaaaagatAGTGTTGAGAAGTACACAATCGTTGATCTTTTTAGTAAGGatattaattcattttattttactatATATGATGCGCATATTTCTCTTGACGATGATTATAAGAAGAGTGGTATAGTAGAAGCTTTACATAAACAGAAGAGAAAGTTTTTAAATTTTGATATACcaaatgatgaagatgaaccaactaataatattaacagcaatgaaaataataaaaaccaaaataacaataacaacaacaTTAATGTTGTTAAGATTGTTTGGaccaattattataattgtacAATCAATAAAGGTATTGTAGATTTACGTAATGTTAAGATTGACGAAGATAGCAAGGAGAAAAAATTACCTTTTGTTAATGTAACCAATCAATTTAGCCTAGCCCCACATATAGGTGCTTCTAGCTATTGTTCAAGAAAGGagaaaatatttaatgatatatgttattatgaTAACAGAAATAATTATGTTAGTTTATTAAACAAATCAGAAGAATATAATCTAAGATATCAAGGaaattttgtttttgatGGTTATAGAATCTATTTAGGTTTTGATTATAAATCATTCCAAGATACACATATTATAACCTAtcctataaataatatgttatatgtttatatgacCAAAGGATTTGTAACCATAAACTTACCACAACCATATGGTATATCCATAGATTCGAAGAGTAGTACCAATAATCAAATAGTCGTATATATAACAGGAAACGATGAACAACATAATTATGTTAATAAATgtgttattaaaaaagtaGAAAAGGCATATGATTGTTTTGTAGtacataaaaagaaaaaagaagccAATGAACTCTTTCAATATATCTCACATATATCATATGgtgataatgaagaaaagttatcaacatatatttatgtaacaaataataaaaaaaccatatataaattaactaaacaagaaaataaatgGAATTTCGAAAAATGGTTTAATCTAGATAATCCATCTATAAGGGTAGGACCTATATCAACATCGGTTAATTATTTCTATGTACAAAGAAATGTATTAGAAGacctaataaaaaaatacccAGATTCAGCATTGTTATCgaaatttataaatgttaATGAACAAGATCTACATATAACAGAAGATggttatatattcttaaccTTATTCCATACGGTTATATTCACTTCAAACAATGATGCATATGGTAACGATAGTGGATCAACAATACATTTTTACACATCTATCTTGAAGGAAAAATTTTATCAATCCTTTGGTGTCGACAGTATAATATACAACATCGAAAATGATTCCAAGTTTAGTTATTACTTAAGTTAA
- a CDS encoding 40S ribosomal protein S4, putative: protein MGKGIKKHLKRVNAPSHWMLNKMGGQYAPKTSSGPHKLLESIPLVILLRNRLKYALTFDEVKMILIQKIVKVDNKVRTDCTFPVGLMDVIHITKSNEYFRLLYDIKGRFVPHRITNEESKYKLCKVKKILLRKGRLSIAVTHDGRSIPYIHPDVKVNDTVRLDLETGKVLEHLKFQVGSLVMVTAGHSVGRVGVISSIDKNMGTYDIIHVKDSRNKVFATRLSNVFVIGDNTKPYISLPREKGIKLDIIEERRNRLKALNN from the exons atg gGTAAAGGTATTAAAAAACACTTAAAAAGGGTGAATGCCCCCTCCCACTGGATGTTGAATAAAATGGGTGGTCAATATGCCCCCAAGACGAGCAGTGGACCACATAAATTACTTGAGAGTATTCCTTTAGTAATATTGTTAAGAAATCGTTTGAAGTATGCCTTAACTTTTGATGAAGTAAAGATGATATTAATTCAGAAGATTGTGAAAGTTGACAATAAGGTAAGAACTGATTGTACATTTCCAGTTGGTTTGATGGATGTGATTCACATAACAAAATCGAATGAATATTTCCGTCTTTTATATGACATTAAGGGAAGGTTTGTACCACATAGAATAACAAATGAGGagagtaaatataaattatgcaaggtaaaaaaaatattattaaggaAAGGAAGATTATCAATAGCTGTAACTCATGATGGTAGGAGTATACCTTATATCCATCCAGATGTCAAAGTAAATGACACCGTACGTTTGGATTTAGAAACAGGAAAGGTATTAGAGCACTTAAAATTTCAAGTTGGAAGTTTGGTTATGGTAACAGCTGGACACAGTGTTGGAAGAGTTGGTGTTATTTCATCcatagataaaaatatgggAACATATGATATTATTCATGTGAAAGATTCGAGAAATAAAGTATTTGCTACAAGATTGAGTAATGTTTTTGTTATTGGAGATAACACAAAACCATATATTAGTTTACCAAGAGAAAAGGGTATAAAATTGGACATTATTgaagaaagaagaaatagATTAAAGgctttaaataattaa